DNA sequence from the Teretinema zuelzerae genome:
TTCCCCCGCGATAGACACCCTGCTCGCCCTCGCGGACGCGCTCGAAATCGATCTTGAATACCTCTTCGAGGAATACCGCAGGGAGCGGCCCGTAAAGCTCATCAAGGCAGACGAGCGCAGGCAGCTCGACGAAAACGGGATCAAGTACGAAGAAGTCGCCCGTCCGATCGAAGGCGACGGAGCGCATGCGATCGAAGCCTACTACATCACCCTTCCGCCGGGAGCCGAAACGCGCAGGGGATCGTACGGCCATCTCGGCAGGGAATTCGGCATCGTTACGGAAGGAAGCGCCGAACTGCATTACGAGACGAAGGTGTATAAATTGGAAAAAGGCGACAGCATATCCTATTCCGCTACCGCTCCGCACACCCTCGTAAACTCAGGCAGCGAACAGCTCCGCGCGTTGTGGGTCGTCACTCCGCCTCAGCGCTTCAGCTGAACCGCCCCGCGTTACTTTTTCAGGAAAAGCGAAAATCCCCGTGCTACACTTCCTCCAGGCGTATAAAAAGACCAATAACGCCAGGAGGAAGAAAAATGTGTAAAATCAGATCGACCCTGTTGTGTGTTTCCGGAGCGCTTCTCGTCGCGCTTATCGGATGCGCGAGCCAACCCGCCCAGCCTGAACCGGCCGCCGCGGCCGAATCAGTCAGCCTCGCCGAGTTCGCCGCTTCCGGCCAGTATCAGAAGCCGATGGCATGGAAGGCCGGACAGTATGTGGAACTTGAGAACCTGAACAAGGGAAAGCGCGAATCAGTGTCGAAGACCGTCCTTGTCGGGCAGGAAAAAGGCGGATGGATCATCGAAACGGTGAACATCGATAAAAAAGGCAAGAAAAGCGTCTCCCAGACTCTCTTTTTAGGGATGGACGAAGCGATCCAGAACGGAAAGGCCGGCGGAGTAACCATCGGGTGGATGAAGATGACCGGCGACGACGGAACCGTTCAAACGATCGAAGGCGAACAGCTGATGTTCTACAATATTTTCGCGAAGTCTACCCTCGACAACCTCGTGGCGGACATTCTGACCTTCACGGACGGAGGAACAGTTTCCGTTCCGGCCGGAAAATTCGCGGGAACCAATCAGGTGAACGCCTCGATGAAAATCATGGGAATGAAGGTGGAGACCGAATCATGGTATCACCCCGCCGTTCCCGTGAACGGAATGGTCAAATCCCGGTCCAAGGACGGCAAAAGCGAAAGCCGCCTCGTGTCCTTCGGCTTCGACGCGAAGCCGGAAATGAAATAACGACTGGAACGAAGTAAAAAAAAGGGCTGCCCGGATTGCGTTCCGGACAGCCCTTTTTTATTGCACGCGTTTACTCTGCGCGATTATTGAAAGTGTTTTTTGAGGAAGTCCAGATCAAGTTCGGGATACAGGACGAACTTTCCGAGCAGGGCATTGACCGCGGACTGGGCTTCGGCGATCGCGGAAGGAGCTACGACGACCTTTCCCTTGCTGACCGCGCCCTTATCGGTAAGGCCGGGTTTCGCGTTTTTCAGGACAAGCGCGATGATTCGGGCGATTTCCTTCATTTCCGCTTCGCCCATGCCCAGGGTGGTGACTGCGGGGGTTCCGATGCGAAGTCCGCTCGTCCACCACGCTCCGTTCGGATCGAAGGGAAGGGAGTTGCGGTTGAGCGTAATGCCGCATTCGCTCATCGCCGCTTCCGCCTGCCGTCCGGTGAGACCGAAGCCGGCTACGTTGATAAGCATGAGATGGTTGTCCGTTCCGCCGGTTTGGAGCGTCATTCCCAGCTTCACCAGTTCCGCCGCGAGAGCGCGAGCGTTCGAGCGGACCTTCGCCGCGTACTCCTGGTAGGAAGCGGTGCGAGCTTCCTTGAAGGCGATCGCCTTCGCGGCCATCATGTGGGGAAGAGGTCCGCCCAACACGAGCGGGCATCCCTTGTTCACGTAGTCGGCGAAGGGAGCCTTGCAGAGAACGAGGGCTCCGCGGGGGCCGCGAAGTGTCTTGTGGGTGGTGGTAGTAACTACGTCCGCCCACTTGACGGGATCTTCGTCTCCGGTGAAGACCTTTCCCGCGACGAGACCGGCGAAGTGAGCCATGTCCACCATCAGAACGGCGCCGCACTTGTCGGCGATTTCCTTGAAGCGGCGGAAATTGATGGCTCGGGGATAGGCTGAATAACCGGCCAGCAAAATCAGGGGCTTGAGCTCCATCGCCTGCTTTTCGATTGCGTCGTAGTCGAGAAGCCCCGTTTCCTTCGAAACAGTATAGGAGTGCGCTTCGAACATGCGCGCCGAAACATTCTGGCGGTAGCCGTGGGTCAGGTGGCCGCCCGAATAGTAATCGAGGCCGAGGAGGCGCTGATTTCCGAGCTTGATCCGGAGATCGGCCCATTGGGCGTCTGTCAGATTGGAAAGATTGGTTTCGCCGAGGCTTTCGAGCACGGGGGCTTCGATCTTCGCAGACAGGATAGCCCAGTAAGCTACCATGTTCGCGTCGGCTCCGGAATGAGGCTGCACGTAGGCATGTTCCGCGCCGAAGAGAGCTTTTGCCTCTTCGCAGGCGACGGTTTCGATGTCGTCGATATTATCGCAGCCGCCGTAATAGCGGTGGGCGGGATATCCTTCCGCGTACTTATCGGTCAGGAGGTTGCCCATCGCGGCCTGTGTAGGCAGGGAGCAATAGTTTTCGCTCGCGATGAGTTTGAGGTGGCTCCGCTGGGCTTCGAGCTCTTTCACCACGGAGGCGGCGATCTCGGGACCGACGGAAGCTACCTGCTGAAGGTTGGCGATGTAAGACACGAAGGCAGGATTTACCTTGTCGGCCGGAACGGCAGAAAGATAGGCGTTAAGAGGCGATTGATTCATCTGATGAATTCTCCCTTTGCATTGATTTCCGCAAGTACAGCCCAGGCGCGCGGCTGAAAGCGGGAGCTTCCCGGTGGTTATATCCACCTTGATGCGCCAGAATTGAATTCATCCTACCCCTTTCGCAACGCCTTGGCAAGTAGCGCGAAATAGTGCGAAAAACCTTGATTCCGCGCCGGAGCGGTAGTACACTTGCGGGTATAGGGACGCGCGTACGACGCGGCCTGTAAGTCCACGTAGCGCCTGAAAATCAAGGAGGTTGCATATGCCGAAAGGAAAGGACAAGGGCGGAGCTGAGGCCAAAAAAAAGCCCCAGCATACGCTCAAGGAAAAAAGACAGTTGAAACAAGACAAGAAGTCCGCCAAAGAATAAAGCGATATAGTTTTATTCTACGGCTGAACGCCGCCGGCGAACCGTTGCATCGGTTCGCCTTTTTTTTGTTTTCATCTGTTGACATTATGGGCATATGCTCATAATATGCCGTCATGGCCAGACCCTGTTCTACCAGAATTATCAGCCGCTTCAAAAACTCCGTCGGACAAAAAGACGGACGGCTTCGGCCGCCCGGAAGCGTTATACCCATGACGCTGGACGAGCTTGAAGCGTTGAAGCTTGCGGATATCGAAGGACTGTATCAGGAAGCCGCCGCCCGTAAAATGGGAGTATCCAGACAAACGTTCGGAAGGATCATTGCTTCCGCGCGCAAAAAAAACGCTCAGGCCCTGGTAACGGGAGCCGGCATTCGCATCGAAGGCGGCGCCGTCCGCGTACGATCGCAAGGAGAAACGCTTATGAAAATCGCAGTACCGCTGGCCGGATCAGCCGTGGACAATCACTTCGGACATTGCGCCGAATACGCCGTCTACACAGTGGAAGATTCGAAAATCGTGCAGGAAGAACGGCTTCCCTCGCTGCAGGGGTGCGGATGCAAATCCGGGATCGCGCCGATTCTCGCGCAGAACGGAATATCGGTGATGATAGCGGGGAACATCGGCAACGGAGCCATCAATGTGCTGGCTTCCAACGGAATCAAGACCATCAAGGGCGCTTCGGGGGAGGCGCGCGCGGCCGCCGAAGCATGGCTTTCCGGCAACCTCGACGACTCCGGCTCAACCTGCTCGGGCCACGGCGAAGACCACGTCTGCTCGCACTAGGGCCGCAGTTACCAGTCGGCGGCAAAAAAAACCCGGCGATTAATCGCCGGGCGTATGATGAAAAACAAAGCGATCAGCCGAGAAACGAGCGAACCTCGGTCTTGGAAAACTGATACACGCTGCCGCAGTTATGGCACACGATCTCGAGCGGATCAGGACCGTTTTCGGCCATATCCTCCAATTCCTCTCTGTCGAGATGGCTCAGATGATTGGCGAAATTCTCGCGGGAACACGGGCAATCGAACACGATCTGCCGCTCAAGAGCGACGAGGGGCGCGCAATTTCTGAAAAGGCCGTGAATCACGTCGTCGCGGTCGCCGCCTTCTGCGAACCAGGCGCCGAGAGACGGAGCCGATGAAAAGGCGTGTTCGGCGGCTTCCACAAGCTCGGGATCGGCGCCCGGCATTGTTTGCAGGAACATCGCGCCCGCGCCGATAACGCGTCCTTCGCGGTCGAACTGGATGCCGGTATTGAAGGCGGTCGGGGTCTGCTCGGAAACGCCGAAATACTCGGCCAGATCAAGGGCGATATTACGGTGCTTGATTTCGATCGTGCCGGTCACCGGCTCGGCGAAGCCTTCCGGAAAACGGGTCATCGTGACGGTGCCGGGCCCGAAAAAGGGAGAAAGATCCCAGGAATCCAGCGGCTTCTCGATCGGAATGGGATCCTGCAGCAGAAAGCCCCTCACCCAGCCTTCGCTATTCGCCTCTATGCTGAAACCCGCCGCAGGGCCCCTCGTGTCGTAGCGGAAAACCGCCCGGTCCCGGCCCTTCATAGTCGGTATGAGAAGCGCGCCGCAAAGAGCTGCCTGGCCGAGAACCAGCGTTTCAAGAATGCCC
Encoded proteins:
- a CDS encoding helix-turn-helix domain-containing protein — translated: MASNRTPFRFGEKLRTVRERKGYTLKVVALAAGVSESLVSQIERNRVSPAIDTLLALADALEIDLEYLFEEYRRERPVKLIKADERRQLDENGIKYEEVARPIEGDGAHAIEAYYITLPPGAETRRGSYGHLGREFGIVTEGSAELHYETKVYKLEKGDSISYSATAPHTLVNSGSEQLRALWVVTPPQRFS
- a CDS encoding glycine hydroxymethyltransferase, producing the protein MNQSPLNAYLSAVPADKVNPAFVSYIANLQQVASVGPEIAASVVKELEAQRSHLKLIASENYCSLPTQAAMGNLLTDKYAEGYPAHRYYGGCDNIDDIETVACEEAKALFGAEHAYVQPHSGADANMVAYWAILSAKIEAPVLESLGETNLSNLTDAQWADLRIKLGNQRLLGLDYYSGGHLTHGYRQNVSARMFEAHSYTVSKETGLLDYDAIEKQAMELKPLILLAGYSAYPRAINFRRFKEIADKCGAVLMVDMAHFAGLVAGKVFTGDEDPVKWADVVTTTTHKTLRGPRGALVLCKAPFADYVNKGCPLVLGGPLPHMMAAKAIAFKEARTASYQEYAAKVRSNARALAAELVKLGMTLQTGGTDNHLMLINVAGFGLTGRQAEAAMSECGITLNRNSLPFDPNGAWWTSGLRIGTPAVTTLGMGEAEMKEIARIIALVLKNAKPGLTDKGAVSKGKVVVAPSAIAEAQSAVNALLGKFVLYPELDLDFLKKHFQ
- a CDS encoding NifB/NifX family molybdenum-iron cluster-binding protein — translated: MARPCSTRIISRFKNSVGQKDGRLRPPGSVIPMTLDELEALKLADIEGLYQEAAARKMGVSRQTFGRIIASARKKNAQALVTGAGIRIEGGAVRVRSQGETLMKIAVPLAGSAVDNHFGHCAEYAVYTVEDSKIVQEERLPSLQGCGCKSGIAPILAQNGISVMIAGNIGNGAINVLASNGIKTIKGASGEARAAAEAWLSGNLDDSGSTCSGHGEDHVCSH
- a CDS encoding Hsp33 family molecular chaperone HslO; translated protein: MIRVPLTDTVLNTHLQGLTPDGMSIFLLNNGAMRGAFFHGTRFVNQLRAQHDLGILETLVLGQAALCGALLIPTMKGRDRAVFRYDTRGPAAGFSIEANSEGWVRGFLLQDPIPIEKPLDSWDLSPFFGPGTVTMTRFPEGFAEPVTGTIEIKHRNIALDLAEYFGVSEQTPTAFNTGIQFDREGRVIGAGAMFLQTMPGADPELVEAAEHAFSSAPSLGAWFAEGGDRDDVIHGLFRNCAPLVALERQIVFDCPCSRENFANHLSHLDREELEDMAENGPDPLEIVCHNCGSVYQFSKTEVRSFLG